A window of Chloracidobacterium sp. N contains these coding sequences:
- a CDS encoding DUF465 domain-containing protein yields the protein MSLATLESLKQHLFQTHAEYRSLVREHQRADARLQEILALPHPRPDELEESALLKRRKLYLKDRMEEIVRQQQAGVAV from the coding sequence ATGAGTCTTGCCACGTTGGAGTCGCTCAAACAACACCTGTTCCAAACCCATGCGGAGTATCGCAGCCTCGTCCGTGAACACCAGCGCGCCGATGCCCGCTTGCAGGAAATTCTGGCGCTGCCCCACCCCCGCCCCGATGAACTGGAAGAATCCGCCCTGCTCAAACGTCGTAAGCTATACCTGAAAGACCGGATGGAAGAAATTGTACGCCAGCAGCAAGCTGGAGTGGCTGTGTAA